In the Leptolyngbya sp. CCY15150 genome, one interval contains:
- the sixA gene encoding phosphohistidine phosphatase SixA: MPHILYFIRHGIAADRSLYAQDSDRPLSEAGNQKTENIAQRLVSLGVTVDRILTSPLLRARQTAEILKAAGMSDRLEVLPFLSPGGRIQDALVWLEHCPAQSLALVGHEPDLGEWVESLVWGEPKQSLVVKKASIMGIQLPDGGDPIGQSQLFWLAPPRFLL; this comes from the coding sequence ATGCCCCATATCCTTTATTTCATTCGTCATGGGATCGCCGCCGATCGCTCCCTCTATGCCCAGGATAGCGATCGCCCCCTAAGCGAGGCAGGCAACCAAAAAACGGAAAACATTGCCCAGCGCCTAGTTTCCCTAGGGGTCACCGTGGATCGCATTCTCACCAGTCCCTTGCTGCGGGCAAGGCAAACGGCGGAAATTCTCAAAGCGGCCGGCATGAGCGATCGCCTCGAAGTCTTGCCCTTTCTCTCCCCCGGCGGCCGCATTCAAGATGCCTTAGTTTGGCTAGAGCATTGTCCGGCCCAATCCTTGGCGCTGGTGGGCCATGAGCCAGATTTGGGTGAATGGGTTGAGAGCCTGGTCTGGGGTGAGCCCAAGCAGAGTTTGGTGGTCAAAAAAGCTAGCATCATGGGCATCCAGCTCCCCGACGGCGGCGACCCCATTGGGCAAAGTCAACTTTTTTGGCTCGCGCCCCCTCGCTTCCTGCTCTAA
- the xth gene encoding exodeoxyribonuclease III, with amino-acid sequence MKIATWNVNSIRSRLDHVTQWLQANSVDVLCLQETKVVDADFPRSPLEDLGYHLYISGQKSYNGVAMLSRSPLEDVQIGFAAVLGDGVAAMDEQKRVISGVAEGIRIVNLYVPNGSAIGSDKYDYKLRWLAVLQDYLRAYLAGQNPDALSVCGDFNIALEDKDIHDPSKRETHIMSSDVERAALQSVLDLGLSDAFRHLTDEGGHFSWWDYRTAAFRRNRGWRIDHHYLSPSLLKRVKSCVIDVEPRKLEKPSDHAPVIVEL; translated from the coding sequence ATGAAAATTGCCACTTGGAACGTTAACTCCATTCGCTCTCGCCTCGACCACGTCACCCAATGGCTGCAGGCTAATTCTGTCGATGTGCTGTGTCTCCAGGAAACCAAGGTGGTGGATGCCGATTTTCCGCGATCGCCCTTAGAAGATCTGGGCTATCACCTCTATATTTCAGGACAAAAGTCCTATAACGGCGTAGCCATGCTTAGCCGATCGCCCTTAGAGGATGTGCAGATTGGCTTTGCGGCAGTGCTGGGAGACGGCGTGGCGGCGATGGATGAGCAAAAACGGGTGATCAGCGGCGTGGCTGAGGGCATCCGCATTGTGAATCTCTATGTGCCCAACGGATCAGCGATCGGTAGCGATAAGTATGACTATAAGCTGCGCTGGTTAGCCGTTTTGCAGGATTACCTCAGGGCCTATTTAGCAGGCCAGAATCCTGATGCCCTCAGCGTTTGCGGCGATTTCAATATCGCCCTAGAGGACAAAGACATTCATGACCCCAGCAAGCGCGAGACCCACATTATGTCCTCGGACGTGGAGCGAGCCGCCCTGCAATCTGTGCTAGACCTAGGGCTCAGCGATGCCTTCCGCCACCTCACCGACGAAGGTGGTCACTTTAGCTGGTGGGACTACCGCACCGCCGCCTTCCGCCGCAATCGCGGGTGGCGCATCGATCACCATTACCTATCCCCCAGCTTGCTGAAGCGGGTCAAAAGCTGCGTGATCGACGTGGAGCCCCGCAAGCTGGAAAAACCTAGCGACCATGCACCGGTGATTGTGGAACTCTAG
- a CDS encoding sulfite exporter TauE/SafE family protein, whose protein sequence is MTSMDLFGLAAGGLLSGILAGFLGIGGGTILVPILVALGYIPVQAVATSSWAIVITSLSGSWQNWRMGYLDLSRVMFLGIPALITAQLGVLVAGALPGKILLIAFGIFLMVNVFLVEVRKQIVLRAKRLEGLEEGDRSLPEVEKSTWSPVTSRVITGGLAGFMAGIFGIGGGVIMVPLQILLLKEPIKLAIQTSLGVIVMTALSSTAGHAIQGNVLWLPGLILGLGGLLGVQVSTRILPKLPEQVVSLLFRSMLFVLALYIFWQAANPQT, encoded by the coding sequence ATGACCTCAATGGATCTTTTTGGACTAGCGGCCGGTGGGCTGCTGTCGGGTATTTTGGCCGGGTTCCTAGGCATCGGCGGCGGCACTATTTTGGTTCCCATTCTCGTCGCGTTGGGCTACATCCCGGTGCAGGCGGTGGCCACCAGCAGTTGGGCGATCGTGATCACCTCTCTATCTGGCAGTTGGCAAAACTGGCGCATGGGGTATCTGGATCTATCGCGGGTGATGTTTTTGGGGATCCCAGCCCTGATCACCGCGCAATTAGGGGTGCTGGTGGCAGGGGCGCTGCCAGGGAAAATTTTGCTGATTGCCTTCGGCATCTTCCTCATGGTCAATGTCTTTTTGGTGGAGGTTCGCAAACAAATTGTTTTGCGAGCGAAGCGCCTAGAAGGACTAGAGGAGGGCGATCGCTCCCTGCCTGAAGTAGAGAAATCCACCTGGTCGCCGGTCACCTCCCGCGTGATCACTGGCGGTCTGGCCGGATTCATGGCCGGCATTTTTGGCATCGGCGGCGGCGTGATCATGGTGCCGCTGCAAATCCTGTTGCTTAAGGAGCCGATTAAACTGGCCATTCAAACCAGTTTGGGCGTGATTGTGATGACAGCCCTATCGTCCACCGCCGGTCACGCCATTCAGGGCAATGTTCTATGGCTGCCGGGGTTGATTTTGGGACTGGGTGGCCTGTTGGGCGTTCAAGTCAGCACCCGTATCTTGCCTAAACTTCCCGAGCAGGTGGTGAGTCTGCTGTTTCGTTCCATGCTGTTTGTGCTAGCCCTCTATATTTTCTGGCAAGCCGCCAATCCCCAAACCTAG
- a CDS encoding polysaccharide pyruvyl transferase family protein, producing MPNYSALHICLPSYDNLGDRLGMDAMIPLFAEHQLHLTVDLVDIRALVDQKTTLDSQLDRINQTYDLVIIGAGGYLHPLHLLPRIFSQIESWGKLTIPLVLFGFGVVNLHEHNNYPTRFSLLSPYEPNHLTAALKAATAVSVRDVRSWFVARRLLQRDAHKVFLTGCPTVFLAGRLQHQVELTHEIGLNLPFRHAACQHYHDELMYIARTLITTLRFRSDAQNQTKPLKWICHSETERVDAERLRDHFQHDFDIVNPTTFEETSQAFASCRIALVTKGHAGIFCLANRVPFAFLSYDIKCDALVEALWDHPPDLLLYIHQLKELDIDQALQSLLNRVLRLSPDLKFASDNLLDHGSRELEDFFHAIKARMR from the coding sequence ATGCCCAACTATTCAGCGCTACATATTTGCTTACCCAGCTACGATAACTTAGGCGATCGCTTGGGCATGGATGCGATGATTCCGTTATTTGCGGAGCATCAACTGCATCTAACGGTAGATCTGGTTGACATCAGGGCGTTAGTCGATCAAAAAACTACTCTAGATAGTCAACTCGATCGCATCAATCAAACCTATGATCTGGTGATTATTGGAGCAGGCGGCTATCTGCATCCGCTGCATCTGCTACCACGAATTTTTTCCCAGATAGAAAGCTGGGGTAAGCTAACCATTCCGCTGGTCTTATTCGGGTTTGGAGTTGTTAATCTCCATGAACACAACAACTATCCTACTCGGTTTTCCTTACTGTCGCCCTATGAACCCAATCATCTCACGGCTGCCCTGAAGGCGGCCACGGCGGTCTCAGTACGGGATGTGCGATCGTGGTTTGTAGCCAGACGCTTGCTGCAGCGGGATGCCCATAAGGTATTTCTCACCGGATGCCCCACCGTATTTTTGGCAGGACGTTTGCAGCACCAAGTAGAGCTAACCCATGAAATTGGTCTGAACCTACCGTTTCGCCATGCGGCCTGTCAGCATTACCATGATGAATTGATGTACATTGCCCGCACCCTAATTACCACCCTCCGGTTTCGCAGTGATGCTCAAAATCAAACTAAGCCCCTGAAATGGATCTGCCATTCTGAAACCGAGCGGGTCGATGCGGAACGGTTGCGCGACCATTTCCAGCACGACTTTGACATTGTCAATCCCACCACGTTTGAGGAAACGAGCCAAGCCTTTGCCTCCTGCCGCATTGCTCTGGTGACCAAGGGGCACGCTGGTATTTTTTGCCTAGCAAACCGGGTTCCCTTTGCCTTTCTGAGCTACGATATTAAATGTGATGCTTTAGTCGAAGCTTTGTGGGATCATCCGCCAGATTTACTGCTCTATATTCACCAACTCAAGGAGTTGGATATTGATCAAGCGTTACAGTCCTTACTCAATCGAGTTTTACGGTTGTCACCCGATCTCAAATTCGCCTCTGACAACCTTCTAGATCATGGTTCACGGGAGTTGGAAGATTTCTTCCATGCGATCAAAGCCCGTATGAGATGA
- the acsF gene encoding magnesium-protoporphyrin IX monomethyl ester (oxidative) cyclase has translation MVDSLKKPEFQEIRPGVKAPAKETILTPRFYTTDFDEMAAMDISVNEDELQAIIAEFRADYNRHHFVRDDEFEQSWEHIDGETRQMFVEFLERSCTAEFSGFLLYKELSRKLKGKNPVLAEGFELMSRDEARHAGFLNKAMSDFNLSLDLGFLTQHRKYTFFKPKFIFYATYLSEKIGYWRYITIYRHLESHPEDRIYPIFRFFENWCQDENRHGDFFDAVMRAQPSILNDWKARLWCRFFLLSVFATMFLNDIQRSGFYASLGLDAREYDIHVIRKTNETAGRVFPVILNVDHPEFFAALDQCTRNNEKLSAIVASKTPKVLQFFQKLPFYASTTWQLVRLYFMKPLRIDEVQPAVR, from the coding sequence ATGGTAGATTCTCTGAAAAAGCCAGAATTTCAAGAAATTCGCCCGGGGGTCAAGGCTCCAGCCAAAGAAACCATCCTGACACCCCGTTTTTACACGACAGATTTTGATGAGATGGCAGCGATGGACATCTCCGTCAATGAAGACGAGCTGCAAGCCATCATTGCCGAGTTCCGCGCCGACTATAACCGTCACCACTTTGTGCGCGACGACGAATTTGAGCAGTCTTGGGAGCACATTGACGGCGAAACTCGTCAAATGTTTGTGGAGTTTCTAGAGCGCTCCTGCACGGCTGAGTTTTCTGGGTTCTTGCTCTACAAAGAACTATCCCGCAAGCTCAAGGGCAAGAATCCTGTCTTGGCAGAAGGGTTTGAGCTCATGTCTCGGGACGAGGCTCGTCATGCTGGCTTCCTCAACAAAGCCATGTCAGACTTTAACCTGTCCCTCGACCTAGGTTTCCTTACCCAGCATCGCAAATATACCTTCTTCAAGCCCAAGTTCATCTTCTATGCGACCTATCTCTCTGAGAAGATCGGCTACTGGCGCTACATCACCATTTATCGCCATCTAGAGTCGCATCCCGAAGATCGCATCTACCCCATTTTCCGGTTCTTTGAGAACTGGTGTCAGGATGAAAACCGTCATGGTGACTTCTTTGATGCCGTGATGCGCGCTCAGCCCAGCATCCTCAACGACTGGAAAGCGCGGTTGTGGTGCCGTTTCTTCCTCTTGTCTGTGTTCGCGACGATGTTCCTCAACGACATTCAGCGGTCGGGCTTCTATGCGTCCCTCGGCTTGGATGCAAGGGAGTATGACATCCACGTGATTCGTAAGACCAACGAGACCGCAGGGCGGGTGTTCCCGGTGATCCTCAATGTGGATCATCCTGAGTTCTTTGCAGCCTTGGATCAATGTACTCGCAATAACGAAAAACTGTCGGCGATCGTAGCATCGAAGACACCTAAGGTTTTGCAGTTTTTCCAAAAGCTGCCCTTCTATGCCTCTACCACATGGCAGCTAGTGCGCCTCTACTTCATGAAGCCTCTGCGCATTGATGAAGTGCAGCCAGCGGTGCGTTAA
- a CDS encoding acetamidase/formamidase family protein, whose protein sequence is MADHVLKATCDTVHLGGFSSQLPAALTVESGDRIHVETLTGFAVCPQAPPAFLTPELLDIYHRLPESRKVGPGPHLLTGPIHVRGAEPGDVLEVRLEAIAPRVPMGFNVIRPGWGALPKRFDQPALRFIPLDLENNVADFLPNIQIPLTPFFGILGVATDEVTRNSVPPGIYGGNIDNRHLQAGSSLFLPVFLPEARLSIGDGHSAQGDGEVNVTAIETSMNGTITVILHKRMSLDAPLGETPTHWITMGFAETLDAAFEQALQRMIALLEQRWGLAAEDAYVLCSLAAHFHITQVVNQPHKGVHGLLPKSILPQEQL, encoded by the coding sequence ATGGCCGACCACGTTTTGAAGGCAACTTGTGACACGGTTCACCTCGGTGGATTTTCGTCGCAGTTGCCCGCTGCCCTGACCGTTGAGTCGGGCGATCGCATTCATGTTGAAACGCTCACGGGATTTGCGGTTTGTCCCCAAGCGCCCCCCGCCTTTCTCACCCCCGAACTCCTAGACATTTACCATCGCCTGCCCGAGTCTCGTAAGGTGGGCCCCGGGCCCCATTTGCTAACGGGGCCAATCCATGTGCGGGGAGCGGAGCCGGGAGATGTGCTAGAGGTGCGGCTGGAGGCGATCGCCCCCCGAGTTCCCATGGGGTTTAACGTCATCCGGCCCGGCTGGGGAGCCTTGCCCAAGCGGTTTGACCAACCAGCTCTGCGCTTCATTCCCCTGGATTTAGAGAACAACGTAGCGGACTTTTTGCCGAACATCCAGATTCCCCTCACCCCCTTCTTCGGTATCTTGGGCGTCGCCACAGATGAAGTGACCCGCAACTCTGTCCCGCCGGGCATCTACGGCGGTAATATCGACAACCGTCACCTACAGGCTGGCTCCAGTCTCTTTCTGCCGGTCTTTTTGCCCGAAGCTCGTCTATCCATTGGCGATGGTCACTCGGCCCAGGGTGATGGAGAAGTGAACGTGACGGCGATCGAAACCTCCATGAACGGCACCATCACGGTGATCCTCCATAAACGCATGTCCCTGGATGCACCCCTTGGTGAAACCCCCACCCATTGGATTACCATGGGCTTCGCCGAAACCCTCGATGCCGCGTTTGAGCAAGCCCTGCAGCGGATGATTGCTCTTTTAGAACAGCGCTGGGGTCTGGCGGCAGAAGATGCCTACGTTCTATGCAGTCTCGCCGCCCATTTCCATATCACCCAAGTTGTGAACCAGCCCCACAAAGGCGTTCACGGTCTCTTGCCCAAATCTATCTTGCCCCAGGAACAGCTATGA